TTGTATTCATTGCAATTATCACCTTCACAAGCAATGTGCAGAGGCACCCTTTTACCTTCCTAATCACCCTCTCCATCCCAAGCACTCAAACGAAGGTTTTGTTCTTCGACAAAGGCCATTAAAAAATGATGTCAGGGTATATGGTTGTGCATTATGCAAGGAAAAACGCAACatgtttttttatgaatgtCATAGTTGTTGGTTTTCCATTGACATCAAATGTGCTCAATtatctttttcatttaagtttagcCAACTGTCCAAACATGACATCCACCAACATCCATTGACCTTCATAGAAAGTCCCATGGCCATAGATGTATTCAAAAGATTCAGCTGCTCCTGGTGTCATGAACCATTGacaaattttgtttctttttgttccaAGTGTCCAATATTATTTATCCTTCATAAGAAATGTCTTGATGAGTTACCTACTAAAATTAATCACCCTTCCTATCACATACACCCTATTTTTCTTAATCGTAGTGATAGTGGTTGTTTTTGCAACCTATGCCAAAAGCAACATTATGGACCTTTTCATGGTTGTACTCTTTGCCATTTTAACATCAATATTGGATGTGCTCTTCCAATGTCCATTGTTGAAGGTAAAAGCTGCCATCAACACCCATTCACATTATTTCGAAGACGAGGTTCATTCATTTGTGAAGCATGTGGCATTGAGGGAAATTATATTTCTTATATATGTTCCACATGCAACGTCATGGTCCATAAGAAATGCACTTCACTCCCTTGTATTATCAAATTTTCTCGACATGATCACTGcatttttcacaaatatttTCTTGAAGATCTTACAAGGCAAGATTGCAAGATTTGTTTCAATGAAGTAAAACTAGATCGTGGGAGTTACTCTTGTAGAAAGCCAGGTTGCAATTACGTTGTCCATGTGAATTGTGCCTTAGAGGATGAAATGTTGTACGAGGTAATTGAGGAAGAAAAGCAATGTGAGgagcttgaagaaaaatctaTGCAGTCTTCCATCATTCGTGTCATTGAGGTGAATGAAGCTGGGGAAGCTACAAAGATTGAACATTTGAGTCATCAACATTGCTTGGTGTTAGAAGATAAGATGGAGGaggaaattgatagaaaatgtGATGGGTGCATGCTACCTATctcaaatattttctattattgttCAGAATGCCccttttttcttcataaaacCTGTGTTGAATTGCCAAGATTCAAGCAACATTGGTTTCGTCAATGCAATGCCACCATCATTTTCAACAGCTTCAAGTACTGTGACTTTTGTGATCGACATTGTAGTGGTTTGTTCTACAAAATTGGAGAATTTTGGGACATGTGCATAAGGTGTGCTAAAGTTGCTGATATCATTGAAAGTGAAGGACACCAACACTTTCTCTTTTTTGATTTCAAATGCAATGATGAATGTAATGGTTGTGGCGCTGATATTGAAGTAGGTGCATTCAGATGTGGAAAGTGCAGATTTGCTTTGGATTTTGGATGCTTAACATTACCACATTCAGCTCTTCACAAAATTGATGAACATAAGCTAAAGCTTACTTATCATGATGATAAGGAGCAAAGTTATTGTGATATTTGTGAGCAATATAGAGATCCAAGCCTTTGGTATTATTCTTGTTCA
This genomic stretch from Gossypium raimondii isolate GPD5lz chromosome 6, ASM2569854v1, whole genome shotgun sequence harbors:
- the LOC105772201 gene encoding uncharacterized protein LOC105772201, with the translated sequence MKNQNETESHHKSAIQITHPFHQQHPLVLVAEQSNEGLKAHCDGCGELLSAPCFTCIHCNYHLHKQCAEAPFYLPNHPLHPKHSNEGFVLRQRPLKNDVRVYGCALCKEKRNMFFYECHSCWFSIDIKCAQLSFSFKFSQLSKHDIHQHPLTFIESPMAIDVFKRFSCSWCHEPLTNFVSFCSKCPILFILHKKCLDELPTKINHPSYHIHPIFLNRSDSGCFCNLCQKQHYGPFHGCTLCHFNINIGCALPMSIVEGKSCHQHPFTLFRRRGSFICEACGIEGNYISYICSTCNVMVHKKCTSLPCIIKFSRHDHCIFHKYFLEDLTRQDCKICFNEVKLDRGSYSCRKPGCNYVVHVNCALEDEMLYEVIEEEKQCEELEEKSMQSSIIRVIEVNEAGEATKIEHLSHQHCLVLEDKMEEEIDRKCDGCMLPISNIFYYCSECPFFLHKTCVELPRFKQHWFRQCNATIIFNSFKYCDFCDRHCSGLFYKIGEFWDMCIRCAKVADIIESEGHQHFLFFDFKCNDECNGCGADIEVGAFRCGKCRFALDFGCLTLPHSALHKIDEHKLKLTYHDDKEQSYCDICEQYRDPSLWYYSCSICDASAHIECVLGQFPFVKDGSIVDSHSYHNHHHALKFFRKVEGFSECSCCGKFCQEEILKCEKSTCNYIFHCKCRWGY